Genomic DNA from Rhodothermales bacterium:
ACGATGGGGTCATGGGCGGTCGGTCCCGCGGCTACGTAGCCGTGGAAGACGGTGCGCTTCGATTCACTGGCGTTTTGGTGACGCGCGGCGGTGGCTTCACGTCCATTCGCACGCGTGCAAGCGCCGATTTGGGCGGATTTGATGGGATTGAACTGCTTGTGCGAGGCTCCGGGCGGACCTTCGAGCTGGAGGTGTCGGACGGTACGAGGTGGCGGGGAAGGGCTGTGTCTCGAAGGGCATCGTTCCCAACCTCGAGCGAATGGCAATGGGTAAGAGTGCCCTTCTCGTCGTTGCAGGCCAGCGTGTTTGGCAGACCCGTTAACCCGAGTCCGATCGATCCTGCGGGAATTCGAGGGTTCGGGCTGTACATCGCCGACGGGATTGACGGTGCCTTTGGCCTGGAAGTAGACTCAATTCGAGCGTATCGCGACTGACGCGTTCCCTGTGCCGTCTGCGCGGTTTCAGGTGCGGTGCCC
This window encodes:
- a CDS encoding CIA30 family protein; this translates as MRLALITFFAAGFFSLTTGAQSPSPEMPATNLFDFESESEARWQVVNDGVMGGRSRGYVAVEDGALRFTGVLVTRGGGFTSIRTRASADLGGFDGIELLVRGSGRTFELEVSDGTRWRGRAVSRRASFPTSSEWQWVRVPFSSLQASVFGRPVNPSPIDPAGIRGFGLYIADGIDGAFGLEVDSIRAYRD